A part of Paenarthrobacter sp. A20 genomic DNA contains:
- a CDS encoding molybdopterin molybdotransferase MoeA produces MLAQAIFTDAPSPLVADERRHALAWAEARQLAYDWAGPLPSSNVALGEAIGRTLTSPVTAHQDLPHYASSAMDGWAVNGSGPWIVTESGRTLAVGEASVIATGGLIPSGATAVLRKESGEACGDAHLSVRHDTKPGEAAPGRHIRPAGEEASAGEVLIPAGTVLNPAHIALAAVAGHDHLPVQRKPRVAVVLTGSEVVTSGEPVPGRVRDAFGPQLDAVISQLGGTPGGQLRIGDSYEEWLSALGCAPDGPRPDVTITTGGTGKSGTDHFRDAVAALGGRLILDGIAMRPGHPAVLAELPDGRFVIGLPGNPLAAMMALMTLGEPLFAALGSRSFQPAAQMVSGADLDPAPGSTRLIPCTLIHGLVFPASHTGPGMMRGLSWADAYMAVPPEGVAAGSPVPVLPLPWTDLQQPR; encoded by the coding sequence ATGCTCGCACAAGCAATCTTTACCGACGCTCCCAGTCCCCTGGTTGCGGATGAACGAAGGCATGCCCTGGCTTGGGCCGAAGCCCGGCAGCTGGCCTACGACTGGGCCGGCCCGCTTCCGTCGTCGAACGTCGCCCTCGGCGAAGCGATCGGGCGCACGTTGACCAGCCCCGTCACTGCCCACCAGGACCTGCCCCATTACGCGTCATCGGCCATGGACGGCTGGGCCGTCAATGGCAGCGGTCCGTGGATCGTCACAGAGTCAGGCCGGACGCTCGCCGTCGGTGAAGCCAGTGTTATTGCCACCGGCGGCTTGATTCCATCCGGTGCCACTGCGGTACTCCGCAAGGAGAGTGGAGAGGCCTGCGGGGACGCGCACCTCTCAGTCAGGCACGACACGAAGCCGGGCGAAGCTGCCCCTGGTCGGCACATCCGTCCCGCTGGTGAAGAAGCCTCCGCGGGTGAAGTCCTCATACCCGCAGGAACGGTCCTCAATCCAGCCCACATTGCCCTCGCCGCTGTGGCTGGACACGATCACCTGCCGGTACAGCGCAAGCCGAGGGTCGCCGTCGTACTTACCGGATCGGAGGTGGTGACCTCAGGTGAGCCTGTGCCGGGACGGGTCCGCGACGCATTCGGGCCGCAGCTCGATGCCGTCATTTCGCAATTGGGTGGGACGCCCGGGGGCCAGCTCAGGATTGGCGATTCGTACGAAGAGTGGCTTTCAGCCCTGGGCTGCGCCCCTGATGGACCGCGGCCGGACGTGACCATTACTACCGGCGGAACCGGGAAATCGGGGACAGACCACTTCCGCGACGCCGTTGCGGCACTCGGTGGGCGCCTCATCCTGGACGGGATTGCCATGCGGCCGGGCCATCCGGCAGTGTTGGCGGAACTTCCTGATGGCCGTTTCGTCATCGGATTACCGGGAAACCCGCTGGCCGCCATGATGGCCCTGATGACCCTCGGTGAACCCCTCTTCGCCGCTTTGGGCAGCCGTTCCTTCCAACCGGCCGCGCAGATGGTCTCCGGGGCGGACCTTGACCCCGCCCCCGGAAGCACCCGTCTCATACCGTGCACCCTGATCCACGGCCTCGTGTTCCCCGCCTCCCACACTGGGCCCGGGATGATGCGTGGGCTTTCATGGGCGGACGCATACATGGCTGTCCCTCCGGAGGGCGTGGCAGCCGGCTCTCCAGTACCCGTCCTGCCGTTGCCGTGGACAGACCTCCAGCAGCCCCGCTGA
- a CDS encoding bifunctional 5,10-methylenetetrahydrofolate dehydrogenase/5,10-methenyltetrahydrofolate cyclohydrolase, translating into MNTEILSGRVLAGLIQQQAQDGARILENDGLRPALAVVVATDDESTHWYVRSIERAAGRAGVGCRIVDLGHDASEQALAGVLEDLSAEPSVHGIILQTPLPNGVRADGLVGLITPEKDIDGANPLSLGRLAVGQPAFAPATARAVVELLDHFHIPVAGRNVAVVGRSAVVGKPLSLLLLERDATVTICHSKSGPLERYTQPADVVVVAAGRTGLLKGSHLSPETVVIDVGTNVLRDGSLVGDVDEASVTGVAAGLSPVPGGVGSVTTALLLLHTVEAARQQSRSGLLAASTSRI; encoded by the coding sequence GTGAACACCGAAATACTCTCCGGCAGGGTGCTCGCTGGCCTCATCCAGCAACAGGCACAGGACGGCGCGCGCATTCTCGAAAACGATGGACTTCGCCCGGCGTTGGCTGTTGTCGTCGCCACGGACGACGAATCAACGCACTGGTACGTGCGGTCCATCGAACGCGCCGCCGGACGCGCCGGCGTCGGATGCAGGATCGTCGACCTCGGCCACGATGCCAGCGAACAAGCGCTGGCTGGTGTCCTGGAGGACCTCAGCGCTGAACCATCCGTACATGGCATTATTCTCCAGACGCCACTGCCCAACGGCGTCAGGGCTGACGGCTTGGTGGGGCTCATAACTCCGGAAAAGGACATCGACGGCGCCAATCCCCTCAGCCTCGGCCGCTTGGCTGTCGGTCAGCCCGCCTTCGCACCCGCCACTGCACGCGCCGTCGTGGAACTGCTGGACCACTTCCACATCCCCGTCGCAGGACGGAACGTGGCCGTCGTCGGGCGTTCCGCCGTGGTGGGCAAGCCGCTGTCCCTGCTCCTGCTCGAACGGGACGCGACCGTCACCATCTGCCACTCAAAATCGGGACCGCTGGAGCGCTATACCCAGCCAGCCGACGTCGTGGTTGTTGCTGCCGGCCGGACGGGGCTGCTGAAGGGCAGCCACCTCTCGCCGGAGACAGTAGTGATCGACGTCGGCACGAATGTCCTGCGCGATGGTTCCCTGGTGGGGGACGTTGACGAAGCCAGCGTCACCGGCGTCGCGGCCGGCCTGAGTCCGGTTCCGGGGGGCGTAGGCTCAGTGACCACCGCGCTTTTGTTGCTGCACACGGTCGAAGCCGCCCGGCAGCAGTCCCGCAGCGGGTTGCTGGCCGCTTCCACTTCCCGGATCTGA
- the purU gene encoding formyltetrahydrofolate deformylase, with product MTLMATDSPVSTLPKPELLKEEQAQKFVLTLSCVERAGIVQAVTTFLFDRGFNIEEHQQFDDGLRQTLHLRTAFSGPLSYSPERLEEEFSAIADRFEMKFSFHDQTKKRVLVMVSKFGHCLNDLIFRWRGGSLGGDLVVVASNHETHRAMAEAAGLPFVYLPVTPDTKAEAEQKLLDLVEEYNVDLVVLARYMQVLSDDLCRALEGRAINIHHSFLPGFKGARPYHQAYDRGVKLVGATAHYVTADLDEGPIIEQEVIRVDHSYGPTTLSTVGQDAEALALSRAVRWHCEHRVLLDQTSTVVFR from the coding sequence ATGACCCTCATGGCGACAGACTCACCGGTAAGCACCCTGCCGAAGCCCGAATTGCTCAAAGAAGAGCAAGCACAGAAGTTCGTACTCACATTGTCGTGCGTCGAACGCGCCGGAATCGTTCAGGCAGTAACCACCTTCCTGTTTGACCGCGGCTTCAACATCGAAGAACACCAGCAGTTCGACGACGGCCTCCGCCAGACGCTGCACCTGCGGACCGCTTTCTCGGGCCCGCTGTCCTACTCACCGGAGCGGCTTGAAGAGGAATTCAGCGCGATTGCCGACCGTTTCGAGATGAAGTTCAGCTTCCACGACCAAACCAAGAAACGCGTCCTGGTAATGGTGTCCAAGTTCGGGCACTGCCTGAACGATCTCATCTTCCGCTGGCGGGGTGGCAGCCTTGGCGGCGACCTCGTAGTGGTTGCTTCCAACCACGAAACCCACCGGGCCATGGCTGAAGCCGCAGGCTTGCCTTTCGTCTACCTACCCGTCACCCCGGATACCAAGGCAGAGGCCGAGCAGAAGCTTTTGGACCTGGTGGAGGAGTACAACGTGGACCTCGTTGTGCTGGCACGCTACATGCAGGTGCTTTCGGACGATTTGTGCCGCGCCCTCGAAGGACGTGCCATCAACATCCACCACTCGTTCCTGCCGGGATTCAAGGGCGCCCGCCCTTACCACCAGGCCTATGACCGCGGCGTGAAACTGGTGGGTGCCACTGCCCACTACGTCACTGCGGACCTGGACGAGGGACCGATCATCGAGCAGGAAGTCATCCGCGTCGATCACAGCTACGGCCCCACCACCCTCTCAACCGTGGGCCAGGACGCCGAAGCCCTGGCATTGTCCCGCGCTGTCAGGTGGCACTGCGAACACCGCGTGCTGCTGGACCAGACCAGCACAGTGGTTTTCCGCTAG
- the fdhA gene encoding formaldehyde dehydrogenase, glutathione-independent, producing MSGNRAVAYKEPGVVEIIDTDYPTFELKDGPGVNPANVGRKVPHGAILRTVTTNICGSDQHMVRGRTTAPQDLVLGHEITGEVVEVGPDVEFIKVGDIVSVPFNISCGRCRNCKEQKTGICLNVNPDRPGSAYGYVDMGGWVGGQAEFVLVPYADWNLLRFPDRDQALEKIMDLTMLSDIFPTGFHGAVTAGVGVGSTVYVAGAGPVGLAAAVGAQLLGAAVVIVGDMNEDRLAQARSFGCETVNVSNGDPKEQIAQILGVPEVDCGVDAVGFEARGHGKDASHEAPATVLNSLMDITAAGGSLGIPGLYVTGDPGGIDDAAKHGSLSLSLGTGWAKSLSFTTGQCPVMKYNRQLMMAILHDKVQIAKAVNAQAIPLEDAPRGYAEFDAGAATKFVLNPNGYVKA from the coding sequence ATGTCAGGAAACAGAGCAGTCGCCTACAAGGAACCCGGTGTCGTTGAAATCATCGACACTGACTACCCAACGTTTGAGCTCAAGGACGGACCGGGCGTCAACCCGGCAAACGTCGGGCGGAAGGTGCCGCATGGCGCGATCCTCCGGACGGTAACCACCAACATCTGCGGTTCGGACCAGCACATGGTCCGGGGCCGCACCACAGCTCCGCAGGACCTGGTCCTCGGCCACGAAATCACCGGCGAAGTGGTGGAGGTTGGCCCCGACGTCGAGTTCATCAAGGTGGGCGACATCGTCTCGGTACCGTTCAACATCTCCTGTGGCCGCTGCCGCAACTGCAAGGAGCAAAAGACCGGCATCTGCCTCAACGTCAACCCTGACCGCCCGGGCAGCGCCTACGGCTACGTGGACATGGGAGGCTGGGTGGGCGGACAGGCCGAGTTTGTGCTGGTTCCCTACGCCGACTGGAACCTTCTGCGTTTCCCGGACCGCGATCAGGCACTGGAAAAGATCATGGACTTGACCATGCTCTCGGACATCTTCCCCACCGGCTTCCACGGCGCCGTCACCGCCGGCGTGGGCGTCGGATCCACGGTTTACGTCGCAGGTGCCGGGCCCGTGGGCCTTGCTGCCGCCGTGGGCGCGCAACTGCTGGGCGCCGCCGTCGTGATTGTGGGCGACATGAACGAGGACCGGCTGGCGCAGGCGCGCTCCTTCGGCTGCGAAACCGTCAACGTGTCCAACGGCGATCCCAAGGAACAGATCGCACAGATCCTTGGCGTTCCGGAAGTGGATTGCGGCGTGGACGCAGTTGGCTTCGAAGCCCGCGGTCACGGCAAGGATGCCTCACATGAGGCTCCGGCCACTGTATTGAACTCCCTCATGGACATCACTGCCGCCGGCGGATCCCTGGGTATCCCGGGGCTCTACGTCACCGGCGACCCGGGTGGAATCGACGACGCCGCCAAGCACGGCTCCCTCTCGCTGTCCCTTGGTACCGGCTGGGCCAAGTCCTTGTCCTTCACCACTGGCCAGTGCCCGGTCATGAAGTACAACCGTCAGTTGATGATGGCCATCCTGCATGACAAGGTCCAGATCGCCAAGGCAGTCAACGCCCAAGCGATCCCGCTCGAGGACGCTCCCCGAGGCTACGCCGAATTCGACGCCGGAGCGGCAACAAAGTTCGTGCTGAACCCCAACGGCTACGTGAAGGCGTAG
- a CDS encoding cyclodeaminase/cyclohydrolase family protein: MISSETINDYLSRLASRQPTPGGGAAAALHAAQGAALVAMVARYTTGAKYEEHAALVSRITSAADHLIVEALRLADADEHAFQSVIDSYKLPSETDELKAVKTTAIQDALVQAAHTPAQLIKVAGEVVDLATELFDVANPNVISDVAAAADAARAAATTARVNIDINVVAIKDFDARSVLAGQTNGIEDKVVLAADSLAKRVRERILA; this comes from the coding sequence ATGATCAGCTCAGAAACCATCAACGACTACCTCTCCAGGCTTGCCTCACGTCAGCCCACTCCCGGCGGAGGCGCAGCCGCAGCCTTGCATGCCGCCCAGGGCGCTGCCTTGGTCGCCATGGTCGCCAGGTACACCACCGGTGCAAAATATGAGGAACATGCCGCACTTGTCAGCCGGATCACCAGCGCCGCCGACCACCTGATCGTCGAGGCGTTGCGCCTTGCGGACGCCGACGAACACGCTTTCCAGTCCGTCATCGATTCCTACAAGCTCCCCTCGGAAACCGACGAGCTCAAGGCAGTTAAGACAACAGCCATCCAAGACGCCTTGGTCCAGGCTGCCCATACTCCGGCCCAGCTCATCAAGGTTGCCGGTGAGGTGGTGGACCTCGCCACCGAACTCTTTGACGTGGCCAACCCCAACGTCATCAGCGACGTCGCAGCTGCCGCCGATGCAGCCCGCGCAGCCGCCACAACCGCCCGCGTCAACATCGATATCAACGTCGTCGCCATCAAGGACTTCGATGCCCGCTCCGTCCTGGCCGGGCAGACCAACGGCATCGAGGACAAGGTAGTCCTGGCGGCCGATTCCCTGGCGAAGCGTGTCCGCGAAAGGATCCTTGCGTGA
- a CDS encoding FAD-dependent oxidoreductase has protein sequence MASTPRIVIIGAGIVGTNLADELVTRGWNNITVLDQGPLNMPGGSTSHAPGLVFQTNPSKSMALFAKYTVEKLLSLTEDGQSCFNQVGGLEVATNETRLADLKRKLGYAQSWGIDGKILTREECKELYPLINEEDILGGLHVPTDGLALAARAVQLLIKRTEAAGVKYIGNTEVTGIEQSNRRVTGVETADGVIPADIVVSCAGFWGAKVGELIGMSVPLLPLAHQYVKTTPVPAQKGKNELPNGAQLPILRHQDQDLYYREHGDRYGIGSYAHRPMPVDLDELGSYEPSSISEHNMPSRLDFTLEDFLPAWEATKQILPALRESEIEDGFNGIFSFTPDGGSLVGESKEVDGFFVAEAVWVTHSAGIARAVAELLTTGKSQIDLGDCDIHRFEEVQLTPEYVSETSQQNFVEIYDVMHPLQPKLSPRNLRVSPFHARHKQLGGYFLEGAGWERPYWFEANAELLKEMPDDWQPPARDAWSGMFSSPIAAAEAWKTRTAVAMYDMTPLKRLEVSGPGALKLLQELTTGDLAKKPGAVTYTLLLDEAGGVRSDITVARLSEDTFQLGANGNIDTAYFERAARHQTENGSAGDWVQVRDTTGGTCCIGLWGPLARDLISTVSSDDFTNDGLKYFRAKKVTIGGVTVTAMRLSYVGELGWELYTSADNGQRLWDALWKAGQPFGVIAAGRAAFSALRLEKGYRSWGTDMTTEHDPYEAGLGFAVKMTKENFVGKAALEGRSEESSKRRLRCLTVDDGRSLVLGKEPVFYKDQAVGYVTSAAYGYSVRKPIAYAYLPAAVSIGDSVEIEYFGRRIQATVTQDPLYDPTMSRLRG, from the coding sequence ATGGCATCCACGCCTCGCATTGTCATCATCGGAGCTGGGATTGTTGGCACCAACCTCGCCGACGAACTGGTCACCCGCGGTTGGAACAACATCACCGTCCTGGACCAAGGACCCCTGAATATGCCCGGTGGCTCCACGTCCCACGCACCGGGCCTGGTGTTCCAGACCAACCCCTCCAAGTCCATGGCGCTCTTCGCCAAGTACACGGTGGAAAAGCTCCTATCCCTCACCGAGGACGGCCAGAGCTGCTTCAACCAAGTGGGCGGCCTTGAAGTTGCCACGAATGAGACGCGCCTGGCTGACCTGAAGCGCAAGCTCGGCTACGCACAATCGTGGGGCATCGACGGCAAGATCCTCACCCGCGAGGAATGCAAGGAGCTCTACCCCCTGATCAATGAGGAAGACATCCTGGGTGGCCTTCACGTCCCCACCGATGGCCTGGCGCTTGCCGCCCGCGCCGTGCAGTTGCTGATCAAGCGCACCGAAGCTGCCGGCGTGAAGTACATCGGCAACACCGAGGTCACCGGAATTGAGCAGTCAAACCGCCGCGTGACCGGCGTCGAAACCGCCGATGGCGTCATCCCCGCAGATATCGTGGTTTCCTGCGCCGGATTCTGGGGCGCCAAGGTGGGCGAGTTGATCGGGATGTCCGTTCCGCTCCTCCCACTGGCACACCAGTACGTCAAGACCACCCCGGTTCCCGCCCAGAAGGGCAAGAACGAGCTGCCCAACGGCGCCCAGCTGCCCATCCTGCGCCACCAGGACCAGGACCTCTACTACCGCGAGCACGGCGACCGTTACGGCATCGGCTCGTACGCGCACCGCCCCATGCCCGTGGACCTCGATGAGCTGGGAAGCTACGAGCCCAGCAGCATCAGCGAACACAACATGCCCTCCCGCCTGGACTTCACCCTGGAAGACTTCCTCCCCGCGTGGGAGGCAACCAAGCAGATCCTGCCGGCACTGCGGGAAAGCGAAATTGAGGATGGCTTCAACGGCATCTTCTCCTTCACCCCGGACGGCGGCTCGCTGGTGGGCGAGTCCAAGGAAGTGGACGGATTCTTCGTTGCTGAAGCCGTGTGGGTCACCCACTCCGCCGGCATCGCCCGAGCCGTGGCGGAGCTGCTCACCACCGGCAAGTCGCAGATCGACCTCGGCGACTGCGATATCCACCGCTTCGAGGAGGTCCAGCTGACCCCCGAATACGTCAGCGAAACTTCCCAGCAGAACTTCGTGGAAATCTACGACGTCATGCACCCCCTCCAGCCCAAGCTTTCCCCCCGCAACCTTCGCGTCAGCCCTTTCCATGCCCGCCACAAGCAACTGGGTGGATACTTCCTGGAAGGCGCCGGGTGGGAACGCCCTTACTGGTTCGAAGCCAACGCTGAGCTGCTCAAGGAGATGCCGGACGACTGGCAGCCGCCGGCCCGCGATGCTTGGTCCGGAATGTTCAGCTCCCCCATCGCCGCCGCCGAAGCGTGGAAGACCCGTACCGCGGTCGCCATGTACGACATGACGCCGCTCAAGCGCCTTGAAGTATCCGGTCCCGGCGCCCTGAAGTTGCTCCAGGAACTGACCACTGGAGACCTGGCCAAGAAGCCGGGTGCAGTCACCTACACCCTCCTCCTGGACGAAGCCGGCGGCGTCCGAAGCGACATCACGGTGGCCCGCCTGAGCGAAGACACGTTCCAGCTCGGCGCCAACGGCAACATCGACACCGCCTACTTCGAGCGGGCAGCCCGGCACCAAACCGAGAACGGCAGCGCCGGCGACTGGGTCCAGGTCCGCGACACCACCGGTGGCACCTGCTGCATTGGCCTGTGGGGTCCCCTCGCCCGTGACCTCATCAGCACGGTCAGCAGCGATGACTTCACCAACGACGGCCTGAAGTACTTCCGTGCCAAGAAGGTCACCATCGGCGGCGTTACCGTCACCGCAATGCGCCTGTCCTACGTGGGTGAACTCGGATGGGAGCTCTACACCAGCGCGGACAACGGGCAGCGCCTCTGGGACGCCCTGTGGAAGGCCGGACAACCGTTCGGCGTCATCGCCGCAGGCCGCGCAGCCTTCAGCGCGCTGAGGCTCGAAAAGGGCTACCGTTCCTGGGGCACGGACATGACCACTGAGCATGATCCTTACGAAGCGGGCCTTGGTTTCGCGGTGAAGATGACCAAGGAGAACTTCGTCGGCAAGGCCGCTTTGGAGGGGCGCAGCGAGGAAAGCTCCAAGCGCCGCCTGCGCTGCTTGACGGTCGACGACGGCAGGAGCCTGGTGCTGGGCAAGGAACCGGTGTTCTACAAGGACCAGGCGGTGGGTTACGTCACGAGTGCCGCTTACGGCTACTCGGTCCGCAAACCGATTGCTTACGCGTACCTACCCGCTGCAGTATCAATCGGCGACTCCGTGGAAATCGAGTACTTCGGCCGCCGCATCCAGGCGACCGTGACCCAGGACCCGCTGTACGACCCCACCATGAGCCGGCTCCGGGGCTAA
- a CDS encoding FdhF/YdeP family oxidoreductase: MHSKAPRENIDESKLTVSKPKTKAVGIPAVANALKISLEQMGPLRSVQTLLAVNQLDGFDCMGCAWPEHEKRNAAEFCENGAKAVAEEATRRRVTPEFFAKHSIAELKTRDDFWLGQQGRLTHPMYLDEGATHYKPIDWDDAYDLMAEELRGMEHPDEAVFYTSGRTSNEAAFVYQLLVRGLGTNNLPDCSNMCHESSGSALVETIGIGKGSVSLTDLETASLIFVAGQNPGTNHPRMLSALEKAKKNGAIIVSVNPLPEAGLLHFENPQHVAGMIQGTQLTDDFLQIRAGGDQALFQGLGKYLLEAEAAGRNTPGLGTVLDHEFIDNHTVGIDDYLRFLEKVEWDDIVEATGLTLDQIHSTGERLLASNATIVCWAMGLTQHKHSVPTLRDVVNVLLLQGNIGKPGAGVCPVRGHSNVQGDRTMGIFEKMPSTFHDRLDQEFEFRSPREHGYDTVAAIRAMQDGKVRFFMGMGGNFVRAAPDSDVTELALANTRLSVQISTKLNHSHLSTGRRALILPTLGRTEKDTQRTGDQRVTVEDSMSAVHASRGRLKPASDHLHSEVAIVCNLAHRLFTDGNARLPNTPQASWLAMRDDYTLIRKHIEAVFDGFEDFEARIQHPGGFVLPHPPRDARKFDTASGKAHFTGNALEFIKIPPGRLVLQTLRSHDQYNTTIYGKDDRYRGIHGGRRVVLVNAEDISGLGFADGDMVHLISEFEGTDRRAENFRIVSYSTPKGCAAAYYPETNVLVPLDSVADTSGTPTSKSVIIRLEKA, encoded by the coding sequence ATGCATTCCAAAGCTCCGCGCGAGAACATCGACGAGTCAAAGCTGACCGTCAGCAAGCCCAAGACCAAGGCTGTCGGCATCCCGGCCGTTGCCAACGCGTTGAAAATTTCGCTGGAACAGATGGGACCGCTTCGCAGTGTCCAGACCCTGCTGGCAGTGAACCAGCTGGACGGGTTCGACTGCATGGGCTGCGCCTGGCCCGAACATGAAAAGCGCAATGCAGCGGAATTCTGCGAGAACGGGGCCAAGGCAGTGGCCGAGGAAGCCACCCGTCGCCGTGTCACGCCGGAGTTCTTCGCCAAGCATTCCATTGCCGAGCTCAAGACCCGCGATGACTTCTGGCTGGGTCAACAGGGCAGGCTCACGCACCCGATGTACCTGGACGAAGGTGCGACGCACTACAAACCCATCGACTGGGACGACGCTTATGACCTCATGGCCGAGGAGCTGCGGGGCATGGAACACCCTGACGAAGCGGTCTTCTACACCTCCGGCCGGACCTCCAATGAGGCCGCGTTCGTGTACCAGCTTTTGGTGCGCGGCCTGGGCACCAACAACCTCCCGGACTGCTCCAACATGTGCCACGAATCCTCCGGCTCCGCGCTGGTGGAAACCATTGGCATCGGCAAGGGCTCTGTCAGCCTGACGGACCTGGAAACGGCGTCGCTGATCTTCGTGGCCGGCCAGAACCCCGGCACCAACCACCCGCGCATGCTCAGTGCCTTGGAAAAGGCGAAGAAGAACGGCGCGATCATCGTGTCCGTCAACCCCCTTCCCGAAGCCGGGCTCCTGCACTTCGAAAACCCACAGCATGTGGCCGGCATGATTCAAGGGACCCAGCTGACGGACGACTTCCTGCAGATCCGGGCCGGCGGGGACCAAGCCCTGTTCCAGGGCCTCGGCAAGTACCTGCTGGAGGCCGAAGCTGCGGGACGGAACACCCCGGGCCTGGGCACTGTGCTGGACCATGAATTCATCGACAACCACACCGTGGGTATCGACGACTACCTGCGGTTCCTGGAGAAGGTGGAGTGGGATGACATCGTGGAGGCAACCGGCCTGACCTTGGATCAGATCCATTCGACGGGTGAGCGGCTGCTCGCATCCAATGCCACCATCGTGTGCTGGGCCATGGGACTGACACAGCACAAGCATTCTGTCCCTACCCTGCGCGATGTGGTCAACGTCCTGCTGCTCCAGGGCAACATCGGCAAGCCCGGAGCCGGCGTATGCCCCGTGCGCGGCCACTCGAATGTCCAAGGCGACCGCACCATGGGCATCTTCGAGAAAATGCCTTCGACGTTCCACGACCGGCTGGACCAGGAATTCGAGTTCCGCTCTCCCCGGGAGCACGGCTATGACACCGTGGCAGCCATCCGCGCCATGCAGGACGGGAAAGTCCGCTTCTTCATGGGCATGGGTGGCAACTTCGTCAGGGCAGCCCCGGATTCGGACGTAACTGAACTGGCGCTGGCCAACACCCGGCTGAGTGTCCAGATCTCCACCAAACTGAACCACTCGCACCTGTCCACCGGACGCCGGGCGCTGATCCTGCCCACACTCGGCCGCACCGAGAAAGATACCCAGCGCACCGGCGATCAACGCGTCACCGTGGAGGACTCCATGAGCGCCGTCCATGCCTCACGGGGACGGCTCAAGCCCGCCAGCGACCACCTCCACTCAGAAGTGGCGATCGTCTGCAATCTGGCCCACAGGCTCTTTACTGATGGGAATGCCCGCCTGCCCAACACACCGCAGGCGTCGTGGCTGGCCATGCGGGACGATTACACCCTGATCCGCAAACACATCGAAGCCGTGTTCGACGGATTTGAGGACTTCGAAGCGCGGATCCAACATCCGGGCGGCTTCGTGCTGCCACACCCGCCACGCGATGCCAGGAAGTTCGACACCGCCTCCGGGAAAGCGCACTTCACAGGCAACGCCCTGGAGTTCATCAAGATCCCGCCTGGCCGGCTGGTCCTCCAAACCCTGCGCTCCCACGACCAGTACAACACCACCATCTATGGCAAGGACGACCGCTACCGTGGCATCCATGGCGGCCGGCGCGTAGTCCTCGTGAACGCGGAGGACATCAGCGGGCTCGGCTTTGCCGACGGGGACATGGTCCACCTGATCTCCGAGTTCGAGGGAACCGACAGACGGGCCGAGAACTTCCGCATCGTGTCCTATTCGACGCCGAAGGGTTGCGCGGCCGCGTACTACCCCGAAACCAACGTCCTTGTGCCCCTCGATTCCGTAGCGGATACCAGCGGAACGCCCACCTCAAAGTCGGTGATCATCCGGCTGGAAAAGGCATAG
- a CDS encoding IclR family transcriptional regulator — MAARNNPDIDKDADAQGGGVQSVDRALQILEILARQGDAGVSEIAEEMGVHKSTVSRLVGSLVNRDIVRQNSERGKYQLGFGILRLASSIPGRLSVVHEARGVLEALAAEYKETVNLAVLRSNYAVNVDQAMGPSTLATYDWVGSLTPLHATSSGKVLLAALTADERSQVLKTVGLPARTPRTVTNRGELEKQLLDVARRGYATVHEEFEIGLTAVAVPIYNHAGSVIAAVSISGPAFRFSPEDQPGLIDGLREAGLTISDRMGYRRR; from the coding sequence ATGGCCGCACGCAACAACCCGGACATCGACAAGGACGCAGACGCCCAAGGCGGCGGCGTCCAATCTGTGGACCGCGCGCTCCAGATCCTGGAAATCCTGGCTCGCCAAGGTGATGCCGGAGTCAGTGAAATCGCCGAAGAAATGGGCGTCCATAAATCCACCGTGTCCAGGCTGGTGGGCTCCTTGGTCAACCGCGACATCGTCCGGCAGAACAGTGAACGCGGCAAGTACCAGCTGGGCTTTGGGATCCTCCGCCTGGCCTCTTCCATCCCCGGCCGGCTCAGTGTGGTGCATGAGGCACGCGGAGTCCTGGAGGCGCTGGCGGCCGAATACAAGGAGACCGTCAACCTGGCCGTGCTGAGGTCGAACTACGCGGTAAACGTGGACCAGGCGATGGGACCGTCGACGCTTGCCACCTACGACTGGGTCGGCAGCCTGACACCCCTGCACGCCACGTCCAGCGGCAAGGTTCTTCTTGCTGCACTGACGGCCGACGAGAGAAGCCAGGTCCTCAAAACGGTGGGCCTGCCCGCGCGTACGCCCCGCACCGTGACGAACCGTGGAGAGCTGGAAAAGCAGCTGCTGGACGTGGCCCGCAGAGGGTATGCCACAGTGCACGAAGAGTTCGAAATCGGCCTCACGGCCGTTGCCGTGCCCATCTACAACCACGCGGGAAGCGTCATTGCCGCGGTGAGCATTTCCGGCCCCGCGTTCCGCTTCTCACCCGAGGACCAGCCAGGACTCATTGACGGTCTCCGCGAGGCCGGGCTGACCATCAGCGACCGAATGGG